CCACCAGGTTGCGGATTCCCTCCGCCAAATTCTTTCGCCCGCCAAACACCGCCGCGTCTTCGTGAAACGATGCCGTAGCGATAGTGGCCGGCTCTTTGAAGATGCGGCAAAAGGTATAGCGGGCGTAGGTGGTGCAGCCCTGGGCCCCCTGGACAAAGGGGATGGCCCGGTGAACACCGAGGACTGCCCACATCGCGCCGATCGGCATGCAGATGCGGTTGGGGTTCACCACCACTACCCGGTTGGCCGCCGGCACCAGCTCCGGATCCCGCGGTACATACTCCGGTGCGGCGGGAATCTTCGTGATCTTTAACCTGTCATAAGGAATACCATCTATCGGAATTTCCTTCAGCCGCATACTGCCTCATCCTCCTTTAACTCGATCTCCGACAGGCCGTTTTGAAAGCGCCAGACCGGAGCATAAATACCCTGGTAAATGTCACGGGCGAAGTTCACCATCCCGGCAAAGCCCGCATACGGCCCCTTCTCGTAGGAGTGCGAGTTTACCGTCGGAATCCCCATCTTGCGGGCCAGGTGCTTCTCTTTGAGCCCGGTCAGGAAAAGGTCGGGCTTGAGGGTTCCCAGCATCTCCTCAATTTCGAACTCATTCGGGGCATCGATAATCAGAACGCCTCCCTTAATCCTGGCGTTAATCTTTTCGTAGTCGTCTTCGTGGGCAAAGGTGCAGGCGCCGGCGATAACTTCCATGCCCAGTTCCTCCAGAAGTTTAACCCAGTGCCAGACACGAGGTCCTCCCACATAGACGGCGATCCGCTTCCCGGCTAACTTTTTGCGGTAAAACGCCAGGGCTTTTTCCACCCGTGCCGTTTCTTCGGCGATGACCTGCTCCGCTCGCTCCTCCAATCCGAAGAAGGCGGCTGTCTGCCGCAAGGCTTCGGCCGTCTGCTCAATACCGAAAAGAGAAACACGGATAAAAGGTATGTCATATCCGTCTTTAATCATGTCTGCGATGTACTCGGCCGAACGCTGACAGTGAACAACGTTGAGCTTCACGTCAATCATTTTGATCAGGTTCTCGATGCGCTCATTGCCTGAGAAAACAGCCACGATACGTACACCGATCTTTTCGAACAGGGGACGTATCACCTGTAAATCCCAGTCCATGTTGTACTCACCGATCAGGCAGATATCGTAAAGTGTCTTTTCCTCTTCCCGCATCTTCAGCTCCGGGCGGCGCTCCCGCAAGGCGGTTACCTGGCGGTAAAACTGAATATTGAAGTCGTGGTGGCCCCTTGACTGGCTCACCCCGGAACAACCGGGAGATTCCGAAGTAAAGACGGGCTTACCCACTTCTTTTTCTACCTGGCGCGCCACCGCCTGGACGTCATCTCCGATGAGACCGGTGGTACAGGTAGTAAAGATGATCATCCCCTTCGCCTCCGGAAAGAGGCGGAAGGCTTCCAGGCAGGAAGACTTCAGCTTTTTTATCCCTCCGAATACCACATCCTTCTCCTGCATATCTGTAACCACACAGTACCGCCGGTTAAAAGAGGTATTGGTAAGACGTCCCGGTGTAGTCCAGGCGTGGAGGTCAGAAAGGTTGCGCCGCGTCCCCCAGGTGTACCAGGCGCACCCTACCGGGGCGTGCACCATGGCGATGACGTCAGAGATCGGCCCCCCAATAACGCCCCGTGCGCCCGCAAAGGAGCAGCCCCGCTCGGTCATATCCCCCGGAATTGTTTTAATGTTGCACGCGGGGATGACCGGATCTTGCGGGTCATGAATGTAGATGTGTTTCTCCCGTTCGGGAATTTTTTCATCGCACTTCATCTTTACAAGCGGCATTTTTAGCTCCCTCCTTACGAAATTGCCGTTGTTGACCGCTCTTGGGTGCGGATTCGGACAGCGTCATCCACCGGGCAGACAAAAATGCGGCCATCACCTATTTGACCCGTCCGGTTCAGTTTCATAATGGCATAAACAACCAGAGGCACATCCTCATCTTTCACAACCAGAGAAATCAGTCTCTTGGGGATGTACTTCATCCCCCCCTCCTGTTTCAACACTTCCGGCCGGACATCAAAGGATACCTCCCCTGCCAGACCCTTCTGCTTTCCCCGGCCCAGGACCCTCCAGGCTGTCAAGGCCGGAAATCCAAGTGCAGCCAGGACTTCCCTGGTCCTGGTCATCTTGTTCGGCCGAATGATCGCTATTATCTCCTTCACCTGAACCCTACCCCCCTGCTTCATAATCCCTTACTTCCTGTCCTCACCGTGTAGGCTTCCTCCACCGGGCTGACAAAGATCTTCCCGTCGCCGAAGTTGCCTGTGTATGCTGCTTTACTGATGGTCGCGACAACATCCTCAACATTTTCCTCCTCCACAACAATCAAAATCATCACTTTTGACAGTTCATCATAGTAGACACTCCCCACGTGGATCCCCTTTTGCTTACCGCGGCCGATAACATCCATCTTCGTAAGAGCCACATACCCCCTCTCGGCGAGGGCATCAACCACATCTTCAGCCTTTTCCGGCCGCACAATCGCACGAACCATTTTCATAGTCTTCACCTCCTACTCTAACAGGCCGTATTTGACAACCAGGGCTTCCATCTCATCTATTGTCATCGGTCTTGGAATCACAAACATGTCGTTATCGATAATTTTGCAGGCAAGTTCCCTGTACTCTCGGGCCTGGTTGCAGTCGGGATCGAATTCCGTCACCGTCCGGCGGTTAAATTCTGCCTTTTGCACGATGTTATCCCGCGGGAGAAAATGAATCATCTGGGTACCGATTCTCTTGCAAAACTCCTCAATTAACTCCCTTTCCCCATCAACATTGCGGCTGTTGCAGATGATGCCGCCGAGCCGCACACCACTCTGTTCGGCATATTTGATCATCCCGCGGCAGATGTTGTTGGCCGCATAAAGGGCCATCATTTCACCCGAGGCGACAATGTAGATCTCCTGGGCCTTGCCTTCTCTTACAGGCATGGCAAAACCACCGCAAACCACGTCACCCAAGACATCGAAGAAGATAAAGTCCAGGTCCGGCGTATAGGCACCTAACTCTTCCATCAAGTTAATGGCCGTAATCACACCCCGGCCGGCGCAACCAACACCCGGTTCCGGCCCCCCCGACTCAACACATTTGACCTCGCAAAAGCCGGTCTTCACCACCCGCTCAACCGTAACCGCTTCCTC
The sequence above is drawn from the Bacillota bacterium genome and encodes:
- a CDS encoding nitrogenase component I subunit alpha, yielding MPLVKMKCDEKIPEREKHIYIHDPQDPVIPACNIKTIPGDMTERGCSFAGARGVIGGPISDVIAMVHAPVGCAWYTWGTRRNLSDLHAWTTPGRLTNTSFNRRYCVVTDMQEKDVVFGGIKKLKSSCLEAFRLFPEAKGMIIFTTCTTGLIGDDVQAVARQVEKEVGKPVFTSESPGCSGVSQSRGHHDFNIQFYRQVTALRERRPELKMREEEKTLYDICLIGEYNMDWDLQVIRPLFEKIGVRIVAVFSGNERIENLIKMIDVKLNVVHCQRSAEYIADMIKDGYDIPFIRVSLFGIEQTAEALRQTAAFFGLEERAEQVIAEETARVEKALAFYRKKLAGKRIAVYVGGPRVWHWVKLLEELGMEVIAGACTFAHEDDYEKINARIKGGVLIIDAPNEFEIEEMLGTLKPDLFLTGLKEKHLARKMGIPTVNSHSYEKGPYAGFAGMVNFARDIYQGIYAPVWRFQNGLSEIELKEDEAVCG
- a CDS encoding P-II family nitrogen regulator, with amino-acid sequence MKMVRAIVRPEKAEDVVDALAERGYVALTKMDVIGRGKQKGIHVGSVYYDELSKVMILIVVEEENVEDVVATISKAAYTGNFGDGKIFVSPVEEAYTVRTGSKGL
- a CDS encoding P-II family nitrogen regulator, with protein sequence MKEIIAIIRPNKMTRTREVLAALGFPALTAWRVLGRGKQKGLAGEVSFDVRPEVLKQEGGMKYIPKRLISLVVKDEDVPLVVYAIMKLNRTGQIGDGRIFVCPVDDAVRIRTQERSTTAIS
- the nifH gene encoding nitrogenase iron protein, with product MTTRKIAIYGKGGIGKSTTQQNTAAALAYFYEKKVLIHGCDPKADCTRLILGGKPQETVMDTLREMGEEAVTVERVVKTGFCEVKCVESGGPEPGVGCAGRGVITAINLMEELGAYTPDLDFIFFDVLGDVVCGGFAMPVREGKAQEIYIVASGEMMALYAANNICRGMIKYAEQSGVRLGGIICNSRNVDGERELIEEFCKRIGTQMIHFLPRDNIVQKAEFNRRTVTEFDPDCNQAREYRELACKIIDNDMFVIPRPMTIDEMEALVVKYGLLE